Proteins found in one uncultured Desulfuromonas sp. genomic segment:
- the pssA gene encoding CDP-diacylglycerol--serine O-phosphatidyltransferase, whose translation MKKSFSDRRENVRRGVYILPNLVTTGSLFAGFYGIVASMNHKYDVAAWFILVSAVFDTLDGKIARLTNTTSQFGVEYDSLSDLVAFGVAPGVLMYTWALQPFGKLGWLAAFLYVVCGALRLARFNVQASTVESKNFIGLPIPAAASMVAACVLLFYHLGGTGTIRMVSVLVLIYGLAVLMVSNVPYYSFKDPELYKRRPFGILVLAIVLIIVIVAQPAVMFFIIFLTYTMFSPVLALMGYLRRRREKKVSQG comes from the coding sequence ATGAAAAAATCGTTCAGCGACCGGCGGGAAAATGTGCGCCGTGGCGTGTATATCCTGCCCAATCTGGTAACCACTGGAAGCTTGTTTGCCGGTTTTTACGGCATTGTTGCCAGTATGAACCACAAATACGATGTGGCAGCCTGGTTCATTCTGGTCTCCGCAGTTTTTGATACCTTGGATGGCAAAATAGCCCGTTTGACCAATACCACCAGTCAGTTTGGTGTTGAATACGATTCGTTGTCGGATCTGGTCGCCTTCGGCGTTGCTCCCGGTGTTTTAATGTACACCTGGGCATTGCAGCCGTTCGGAAAACTCGGCTGGCTGGCTGCATTCCTCTACGTGGTTTGCGGTGCCTTGCGGCTGGCGCGGTTCAATGTTCAAGCCAGCACGGTCGAGTCGAAAAACTTCATCGGTTTGCCCATTCCGGCGGCGGCCAGCATGGTTGCGGCTTGTGTGTTGCTGTTCTACCATCTTGGTGGTACCGGAACCATCCGTATGGTTTCTGTTCTTGTGCTGATTTATGGTTTGGCTGTTCTTATGGTCAGTAATGTGCCGTATTACTCTTTTAAAGACCCGGAACTGTATAAACGGCGGCCGTTCGGTATCTTGGTTCTGGCCATTGTGCTGATTATTGTCATCGTGGCGCAACCTGCTGTAATGTTCTTTATTATTTTCCTCACCTATACCATGTTCAGCCCGGTTCTTGCTTTGATGGGTTATTTGCGACGCCGTCGGGAAAAGAAAGTTTCACAGGGCTAA
- a CDS encoding 2-isopropylmalate synthase: MSEPKKILIFDTTLRDGEQSPGASMTIEEKLRIAHQLEKMNVDVMEAGFPIASDGDFEAVKKIAQTIKGPQIAGLSRANDKDIDRAWEALKYAGDRGRIHTFIATSDIHMKHKLKMSEDEVVETAVKAVKRAAGYTPNVEFSAEDAVRTRLPFLARIVEAVIDAGATTVNIPDTVGYTMPNEYYDIIRYLKENVPNIEKAVISVHCHNDLGLSVANSLAAIRAGAGQVECTVNGIGERAGNCSLEEVVMGIKTRQDIMPYKTDVVTEHIYATSRLLTTITGIVVQPNKAIVGANAFAHEAGIHQHGVLMEKSTYEIMTPESIGLNQNKLVLGKHSGRHAFIQRLESLGYDLSKEDIEKAFVRFKALADVKKEIFDEDLDAIVADEIIRVPERYKLLQMNVSSGSFAAPTATVQMEVDGEICKTAVIGDGPVDATFKAIKELSGCDARLLHFSVGAITGGTDAQGECTVRLEEQGREQLGQGAHPDIIVAAAKAYINALNKIASLQKRTPVDL; this comes from the coding sequence ATGTCTGAACCCAAGAAGATTTTGATTTTTGATACCACGTTACGTGATGGTGAGCAGTCTCCCGGTGCCAGTATGACCATTGAGGAGAAGCTGCGTATCGCTCATCAGCTTGAAAAAATGAATGTTGATGTTATGGAAGCCGGTTTCCCCATCGCCTCGGATGGTGATTTCGAGGCGGTTAAAAAGATCGCCCAGACTATCAAGGGGCCTCAGATTGCAGGTCTGTCGCGAGCCAACGACAAGGATATTGACCGTGCTTGGGAAGCTTTGAAATATGCCGGTGACCGTGGTCGTATTCATACGTTTATCGCGACCAGCGATATTCATATGAAGCATAAGCTGAAAATGTCCGAAGATGAAGTGGTCGAGACGGCGGTCAAGGCGGTTAAACGCGCTGCCGGCTATACGCCCAATGTTGAATTTTCCGCCGAAGATGCAGTACGTACCCGGTTGCCATTTCTGGCCCGGATTGTCGAGGCGGTAATTGACGCTGGAGCCACCACGGTGAACATTCCCGATACGGTCGGCTACACCATGCCCAATGAATACTACGACATTATTCGTTATCTGAAGGAGAATGTGCCGAACATTGAAAAGGCGGTGATCTCAGTTCATTGCCATAATGATCTCGGTTTGTCGGTTGCCAACTCTCTGGCTGCTATTCGCGCCGGTGCGGGGCAGGTGGAGTGTACTGTGAACGGAATTGGCGAGCGGGCCGGTAACTGTTCTTTAGAGGAAGTGGTGATGGGGATTAAAACGCGTCAGGATATCATGCCCTATAAGACCGATGTGGTCACCGAACACATCTATGCCACCAGCCGCTTGCTGACAACCATTACCGGGATCGTTGTGCAACCGAATAAGGCGATTGTCGGTGCCAACGCATTTGCCCATGAAGCCGGAATTCACCAGCATGGTGTGCTGATGGAGAAATCGACGTATGAGATCATGACGCCGGAATCCATCGGTCTCAATCAGAATAAGTTGGTTCTCGGCAAGCACTCCGGTCGCCACGCGTTTATTCAGCGTTTGGAGAGCCTTGGCTACGATCTGTCCAAAGAGGATATTGAGAAAGCTTTTGTCCGCTTCAAGGCGTTGGCTGATGTGAAAAAAGAGATTTTTGATGAAGACCTTGATGCGATTGTTGCCGATGAGATTATCCGCGTTCCCGAGCGTTACAAGCTGTTGCAAATGAATGTGTCATCCGGCTCCTTTGCCGCACCGACGGCAACGGTTCAAATGGAAGTGGATGGTGAAATATGCAAGACGGCTGTGATTGGTGACGGTCCGGTTGACGCAACCTTCAAAGCGATCAAAGAACTCTCCGGTTGTGATGCGCGGCTGTTGCATTTTTCGGTTGGAGCGATTACCGGTGGTACCGATGCTCAGGGTGAGTGTACTGTGCGTTTGGAAGAGCAAGGGCGAGAGCAGCTGGGGCAGGGTGCGCACCCTGACATTATTGTTGCGGCTGCCAAGGCCTATATTAATGCTTTAAACAAGATTGCATCGTTGCAAAAACGTACACCGGTCGATCTGTAA
- a CDS encoding phosphatidylserine decarboxylase family protein: MRNQNQPIAVEGYPFVGLFAFVTLVVALLDWSLITVLCLAVTLFSVYFFRNPDRTVPQGEGLVVAPADGKVVFADIVREERYCKDEVLKISIFMSLLDVHVNRVPCSGKVVDQFYNKGQFFNASLDKASLENEQAGMLVETTSGRKVVVVQIAGLIARRIVTYPVIGDVLECGQRFGLIRFGSRLDVYLPKDTVSELRIGDVCVGGETVIGQLQ; this comes from the coding sequence ATGCGCAATCAAAATCAGCCGATTGCAGTTGAAGGCTATCCGTTTGTGGGCTTATTTGCCTTTGTAACCCTTGTTGTGGCTCTGCTTGACTGGAGTTTGATTACGGTTTTGTGCCTTGCGGTCACGTTGTTCTCTGTTTATTTCTTTCGTAATCCAGACCGCACCGTACCACAGGGCGAAGGTCTTGTTGTGGCACCGGCGGACGGCAAAGTGGTGTTTGCCGATATTGTCCGCGAAGAACGTTATTGTAAAGACGAAGTTCTTAAAATCAGTATTTTCATGTCGCTGTTAGATGTTCATGTCAACCGCGTGCCGTGTTCCGGCAAGGTTGTTGATCAATTTTACAATAAAGGACAGTTCTTCAACGCGTCACTGGACAAGGCAAGCCTGGAAAATGAGCAAGCAGGCATGCTGGTGGAAACAACGTCAGGGCGTAAAGTCGTTGTCGTTCAAATTGCAGGCTTGATTGCCCGCAGGATTGTGACCTATCCTGTGATTGGCGATGTACTTGAGTGTGGCCAGCGTTTTGGTTTGATCCGGTTTGGATCACGACTGGATGTTTATTTACCCAAAGATACCGTAAGCGAGCTTCGAATTGGCGACGTTTGTGTTGGTGGCGAAACCGTAATAGGACAATTACAATGA
- the ilvN gene encoding acetolactate synthase small subunit yields MKHTISVLVENEFGVLPRVAGLFSGRGFNIDSLSVAPTIDESISRMTIVTSGDERILEQVTKQLNKLIDVIKVIDFTDQDFVEREMLLVKVTAEAETRAEVLRIADIFRANVVDVTPRSYSLEATGTPQKINALIELLRPLGLKELVRSGPVVLGRGAKGWKSAE; encoded by the coding sequence ATGAAGCACACAATATCCGTTTTAGTTGAAAATGAGTTTGGCGTTTTACCGCGTGTTGCCGGATTGTTCTCTGGACGCGGATTTAATATTGACAGTTTGTCCGTCGCCCCGACCATTGATGAGAGTATTTCGCGCATGACCATCGTAACCAGTGGTGATGAGCGGATTCTTGAACAGGTGACCAAGCAGCTCAACAAGCTGATTGATGTTATCAAGGTCATCGATTTTACCGACCAGGATTTTGTCGAGCGCGAAATGTTGTTGGTTAAAGTGACGGCAGAAGCAGAAACGCGTGCTGAAGTGTTGCGTATTGCCGATATTTTTCGCGCCAATGTTGTTGATGTGACCCCAAGGTCTTATTCTCTTGAAGCGACAGGGACACCTCAAAAAATCAATGCGCTCATCGAACTGTTGCGTCCTTTGGGGCTGAAAGAACTGGTCCGTTCTGGCCCGGTTGTTTTGGGGCGCGGCGCAAAAGGGTGGAAAAGCGCTGAGTAA